A window of Gallus gallus isolate bGalGal1 chromosome 3, bGalGal1.mat.broiler.GRCg7b, whole genome shotgun sequence genomic DNA:
ATCTCAGCTGTTCAACTTGCCTGCTCACAACccagaaggggaaggaaagggagcaAACAAGGCACACAGCCATCCACATCTTGTGCAGTGCCACAGTTTATGGGCACCACTTCCCAGCACGCCATGCTCCAGCTGGCCTGGAGTCAAATGCTCTTATGATAGAGCACTGCAAGCTAGGACCTGCTGCAtctgtgggcagctgctggataCCAGGTGAGCCCTTGGCTGGACGAGGGCTGGGGCCCCTCCATCTGGGATGGTGTATATGTGGGATTGACAATGAAACCAACAGGCTGAGACAtgtgaagaggagaaagaaaaaacacacaaacgAAAAGACGCAACTGCAAAAATCCAGCTTTGGCTGAGAGAGGCCTGAGAGGTGAGCGCACCCAGCGTGTGCCAGCAGCAGCgtggggaggagaaagagagagagagaaagagagggagggagagaaaagaaacagccatGAGTGTTATGAATGCACACAACAGACACACACGCACACTGGCTCTGCCCCCGTCCTCCCAGGATGACTACCCCAAGACTGACTGACACATCCCTGGCACTTTGAGAGGGACTGAAGCGACATGACGGAATACCATGCAGTTATGTTGTGGGCAATCAAGCTCACGTGCATGACCAAGTAGGGGCTCAGTAAATCAAGAAACTAATTTGTCACACCAGCCAGAAGGGAGAATAGATGGTCACGGCCAGAAACCCACCCCACACCAACCACATCTGCTGCCTAAAGCCAGGAACCCTTCCCTCTTTTGCTCCTGACATACATGTCTCTTCTACCTCCTCTATGTAGAGCAGTACACTTACCAGGGCATGCAGCTTCTCTTCCAGGTCTTGGTTGGTTCTCTGAGAAGCAGTGTAGCTGTTCTGTAACCTACAGAATCAAGATCATACACACAGGAATGGTTCTCAGGCCTTTGCTCAAGTCTTCTTTGTAACTACCAAGCAAACCATCAATTCTGCAACCCCAATACTCCTGAGAATTCACAGTACTAAGACAACATAAAGGCGTTCAGACTCCCAGTTACTAGAGGCAAGGTGAGGTTGGCTGGGTGACCTTTTGTGTCTTTGTTGGAGAGAATAAGAAGGACTTTGGAGGATTCCTCTGAGCTAAGCTATGTGTAACCACGTAATCAGTGCCTAGCATTAATTTCTAACCGAAGCGCTACATCCCAGGTAGTCAGTGGCTCCTTTTTGCTTATGTCAGACAGCCAACCAAGACAGATCCCACCTTACAACCAATAAATAGAATTCCCTATTGCTGTCCATCCCTTGAGCTGGCAGTGTTCCTACATTGTACCCTGGAGAAAGCAATGGCTGCAAAGCTTTTACTCTCCCCTCAGTCTGGAAGAGCACAGAGGATGCAGCATACCTCTCTGTTCAACACAACAGGGCACAGCCTGCTCAAGCCAGCTGAGGAAGCCCTTGGTGGGAGTGATCTCTTTAGCTCTAtccctcttttgtttttcttttccataccTACGGAATTTGTCCTTGAATTTCTCCAGCTCCTCCCGGTTCTGACCCAGCTCCATCTCCAGGTAGTCTTGACCTGACTCCAGCTCCCTCTCCATTGCTTCCATTTTGTTAGTCACATACATCAGCCGTCGGCGCAGCTCCTCATTCTCATGTTGCAGCAGCCTGGACACAAAGGAACGAAGGTACTACTAAGTGCACGAGGGGCACTTCACACCAGCACCCAtatcctgctgccctgctctaGGGGCCAACCCCACACGTGGGCCCCAAAAAGTTGGGAACTGAACTATCAGGAGATTCCAGCCCATGCAGAGAGGTGCACTGTTGTTACAAGATGCTTTGTAACACACTACTAGCTGGCCAGCCACATTatcagctcccagctccctctCAGGTTACAGCGCTTGGATAAAGTTCACTGGCCAGATAGGCCGTTCAGCTCCAGTGTCCCCCACTGGTGAATAAAACCCACTCAATAATTTATCCCAGTGTAGGATAGAGGAGTTGAACTGCTCATCCCCTGAGCTGTTCAGAAGCCCTCACACCTTTAACAGATGGTGGAAAGAGTGCTCTAAACAACCTTCAGATCAGCAACAGAGGTGGTGGGGTGGGTGTAGAGATGTGATCACAGCCGTCAGTCAATCCCATTCTAATACCAACTGCTTTGTTAGTCCCCTGCCAGGACATGCCTGGTGGTCAGAAGGATTTCCTGTTGTTTATCATTCCTTTGTgctcagaaaaatacagaagcacagcacagctcctctctAGCAATGCATACTTGTTCCCCAGTATGGCTTTAAGCACAGTGCTAGTAGCtgtctgtgccccacagcaccatCAGCAAAGGACCCAGCTCTCACCCACACTCAGCAGCAGGCCCCTGCATGCTGTTTCTGATGGCTTGCATTAAAACAGATGCTACGACATGAAGGcacacttctctttccactcGTGTTAAAGGTTTGAACTCCTCTGCCTGCACCTGCACTGAAGATCTGTGTCCCCATGCCTCCAGAGTGAGGCATATAATGCAGAGGTTGGCGAGGCACAGACTAAATCTCTGCCCACATGGCCTAAAAGAGCTGAATGAAGATCTATGGGGAGCCTGCAGGGCCAGTCAGCTTCGCTGCACAGGTGACACATGCAAGATGTGAGGAATCAGCACTCACACAGTTGCAGTATGACAGGCATAAAGGGGGAACAGGACACTTACTTCATCCTTTCTGCATCCGTCAAGGGTTCctgcacagggaagaaaacagctgtgagattctttcagaagaggaaagaattcTGTTCTCACATAGTATCTTAAAGGACAAAGATTCAGTTGCTAGACCCTGGGGGACTCTTCCACGCCTGCTTGCGGGATCATGATAAGCAAGCTTAGAGAAGCTGGGCTCTGTACACATCACTCAGCTGGCTGATACCAAAACAGACTGTGTGTTTTGGTTCAGGGTAAAACAGCTGGACTAGAAACCACCACACAAGTTAGGTAACTTTAATCTCCCACTTGCAATCTCAGCATCTTTTGCAATACTGTCATCTTTGCTGGTGTTTCAGCTTCCTACAAATCCACAGTTAGTGGGCAACAGGAATCAAACAGGCCAGCGTACACTGAGAATTAACTTGTCACCACAGAAATCACAACACCCTCGAGGCCTCACAAAAGAATTACAGAGCATCATTTGGGAGATGAAAAAACCGTGTCTACCAGTTACACCAGCTAGATTATACTGtgaaaaggatttctttctgcagaCCTGAAAACAGCCACTGTAACTATTCTAGGGTAGCACAAGAAACACCAGAAGCCAAAAAACCTGTGAAAGAAACATTCTGGGCAACATCCCCACAGATGTTTGGAGTAGCGATCTGCAGAACAAGGAgagacagtgctgcagcatgAAATGGCTGTTGactgccagcacagctgggtgAGATTTAATTAGCACTAACAACAACCATACTTTTTGTGAAAGCCCAAGGCTGTGACCATTCTCACAAAGTCCAAGCTGCCCATGGTCTATTTTTGGTGCCTGGTGTAGCGCTGGCACTACAGAAGCCCTAACTGCTGAAACACTTTAAATTAGCTATTAAGTGTCACAGTCAGCTCTGAGCTTAGAGGCCATGCCACACGCAGTTGTGAATGAGGTTGCTAAGCTTCTAGCAATACTACATAAAGCAAACCTAACCCAGTTCTGGCCCTAAGACATCAGGAGCCTGCTTCCTTCATTAgttcacattttaaaaggatAGACCTTAGTGCCTGCATACAATCTCCTGTCCTTAAAGGCAAGACCATCAACCCAACCCCTCCTTGCATTCTGACCCCAAATGACAATCGATTAATTCATGCAGAATCATCTAGGAACTGCTTCCCCAACCTCTACAAACTCACACAGCACACAGTAATGACCAGGCAAAGGGAATAAGGCAATTCCTAGTAAAATGAGGCAATGGTCCCAAAGCAGGcccaaaggagaagaaaggataCAGCTTACAAAGGCCTCAGTCAGACATCAAACATAGAGTCAGACTACCCCAGAATAGCTAGGCACTGAGCAGACAGAGTCTCGAGAGCCTCCCACCACCTGCAGACACTAGAGCATCCCAACTTGCTCCCTGCAGACTGAGGACCTCTGACCTGCAAACACTCAAGAGGCCTGCAGAGGGGAGAGAGAACCAACTCCTACCCCCCCACCTCCTGAGTCAAAGGGAAGATGGCTCCTCCCAGGAAGATATACCCAACTTGGAGCACAGACACAAGCAGCAACATAAGACAGCAACACTTCTGGTGACTGAGTACCCACAGCATGAGGTCTGGGGGCCTGCTGTCTCCCCCCAGTCCTGGAATTACAGGTGAGACAAGATCTAGGTAGGAGTTCTAGCCTTTGTGAGACCCCTGTCTGCAAAAGCCAGCAGTCCTGGCACCTACCTTGTTTAGTGCCAGGCTGAAGGAAGGGGAGGATCTAGATGGGGAATGTCCCTTCTCCCAACTCCTGTGTGTTGGAGGGGAGAAGGATCCTTTCTTTGGGTAGTTCCGCTCCACTGTATGCTTCCGCTCGACTTTAGCGCATAGATGGTTTGGCTGTAACAGCTGCGAACAGGGACTGCTTTTATCCCTCTTGCCCTCTGCACTGCTTTTCCATGAAGACAgtgagtgctgctgcccagaggaggtccctgccagccccaggtctgccagctgctgcagctcataCTGACACAGATCTACTACCTTTCTGTCCAAGGAAAGGAGCTTCTCCTTACTGTCCTTTCTCCCAAGGATGGGTTTCTTTCTTAGTTTGGAaactctctcagcctcctctgcacaTTTTCTCTGGCACGAAGCCATTCCCATTCCctcacatttcttttctgattttcttctgcttgggCAGGAGGATCTTTCAGATGCACGCTTGGTTTTGACCTCTTCCAGGTGACCTTCCCCTTGGCCTTCTGGCACAGAGCCTCTGGCACAACAGGCAGAATTCTGGTCTTGCTCTGCTCCCCTGGTCTCTTCTAGTGGGCGCAAGCGGATGGGACTCAGCACCCGCTGGCTAATCTCATCCAGGAATTTGGAGAACTgcagtttttcctctctgagtTTCTCTTTGCGTTTGGCAATGTCAGCAGCACTACTGCTGCTGCGCTCCAGAGAGCGTTTCTCCTTACGGACAAGGCAGATCTGAGGATCGCTGTACTTGCATGAACCACGGCCATGGGAAAGCGTCTCAACTGAGCGGGACTTGCGTAAGGTCTCAGGGCATGGGCCTGTTTGCATGCCAGGCTGCTTCAAGATCCCTTTCAGAGGCTGGTGTGAAGAAGAGACCTGAAACTTCCTCGGTGTCAAGACTTCAGGAGGCTCCTTAAACATAAGTGAGCGTTCCAGGCTTCTGCTCTTGAAAGAACAACTGGAATGGTGTCCCTCATTTCCAGGCACCACAACTGTCTCCATGCTACGGCTCACAAATTTGCTGAGGTGCCCACGACTGCGGTTTGGGCACCGCTTCCCACTTTGCTGTCCCATCTTCCTACCATGTGGCGGTGCTGGCAAGACGGTCTGGCTCTTCACGTTcaactctgctctgcaccctgtCACTTCCTTCTCACTGCTGGACTCCAGGGACCACGATGAGGAGAAGTTCAGGTTGCAAACCTCAAACCCCTTTGCCTGCTCAAGCTGGCCTGCCTCAGTGCAACTAAACCCTGTTTGCTGGTGCAATGGTGATAAGCCCTTTGCCACCCGGCAAGCCGTTACCTGACTCTGCTCAGCCAAGATCACTCCATCCTGGTCGTCACGAATGATGGGAACCTCATGACGGATCTCACGATGCTGCGGGGGTGCCTTACGATAAGGCTTCTTTGTTGGAGCTGTGCTCGACATCCTCCCACCTGCGTGGCTCCGACAGCGGGTTACCTACCAACAGCAGAAAGTTCACAGAAGAGAGAGGCACAGGCACTCCATCGAACCCTAGGAGCAAGCCAGCAGGAAGTAGTCTCCCCTGGAATCCCACAGCAGGTCCCCATGCAGAGTACTGGTAGAGCAGGAAAAGGATGCAACCACAAGCcttgagcagcagctgcaggagagggAGCAAAGTCAGAGATAGATGTGTCCTTCCCCCAGCCAGTGAGAGCAGGGGGCTGGCACATCCTCTCCCCCCTTCTACACACACTCACTCACGTAGTTTGTGTGTATCCAGATTATATATAGCAAACGGGAACAGGCCTCACAGCAGCATATTGATTAGGCTCTTTAGGAAAGGCCTTTTCCAATATGGAAACAGCAAGCCTTacaggcagcagtgacagtaGGAGTTATTGATTATGTGCTGTCACTGTCAGCAGGAACTGTGTGGGAGGAGACTCTAGTCATTAAAGAGCCCAAATTCAGAAGTTTTCTGCTTACACAGAAGCACAAGTGGGGCAGACTGTAGGAGGCTTGTCAGAAGGAGGTACCATACTTTTACAACTGCTCACTGTCAGAAAAGACAAAGACCGAGTTGCAGGTGGCATCAAATTAGGGAGCAATGCCATTAATGTTGGTATCTAAGGTCAGAAGTTGCAAAATGCAGCAGTACTGCTATAAGACCAGACTAGTTTTTGTCCCTTTaccccagctgtgctggggcaggaagATTCTGCCTGCTGtaggagcagaagcagcacaagaGCAATATGTGCgacagaaggaaagcagctatcttcttcctttccaccACTCTGTAACTACGGTGGAGAGCGAGAAGACTTTCTGCCAAAACATCTCCTTAGGGGCCTGGTGACAGTACACGCATCACTGACAATCCCCATACAATTGGGGTAAGAACACGCTTCCCATTCCCCCTTCCCTTGCTGAATCCTATCAATGACGAAGCTTAGCAactgtgcaatccaaagagCCTGACCTACAAAAGTCTAAAGTGCAGGACCTGCCACAACTCGGATCATCCTTCCCATTCATCTGATGGGAGGGCTATTTAATGCCTTTTTACACTGGCCCTCCCAGCTGGCCAAGGGATATTGCCAGGCCAGTGACCTAGCAGACTTcatttgctttatgttttgGCCAAGGGAGTTTTACATGTTATGCAGTGTCCAAACGGAGCCATGAGATTTATCTTCAGTCCTTATCCTCTCTTGCTTAGCTGCATCCTCCTGACATTTATACTGAGCCCGCTGCGAGGGCTGGCAAGTGTGGAATGTCTGTACTACACAGAGTGGCTCCAAGCCACATCAGGCTTTACATTTCACACGATAATTTATAAGCTGTCCTTCactgttctaaaaaaaaaaaacacaagtacTCATGTGTTCTCCATATATGTGAGCCACTTTCAAGAATTAGCTTGTAAATCTCCACAACCAAAATCCTGAAAATTCACCTTTGCTGGAGTCATTCTCTCAAGAtctcttcctttaaaaacaattagGTGAAGAGATCTCAAATAGTTTAGAATAATCACATCCAGCATACCAAATGTACATTCCACTCCATCTTCAAAAGAAACAGCTGGGTCTGTCTTGCTAGGAAGACTTCCTCCTCTTCAAAGTGAAACGCTGATCTCCTGTCCAGAAGCAGATTAGCCAATACCCCACCATTATCCAGGTGACATATAGTTAACTCTTCTGTCAACTCCTGACAGGCTAAGGACAGCAGACAGTCATGTAGATATCCCAAGATGGAATTACTATAATTTCTCCAGCCCTTAAGGACCTGAGGACTTACCAGCCTGGGCTCAAATTCAAAGCCTCATGAAGCAGGGACGCTCACTCAGATGccctgaagaagagaaacaaatggcTTAGCATCTATCAAAAAGTCAGTTTGAAACCTTACTCTGTAAACGTCTAAAGAGGGAATGTTTATAATGAAGCACAACAGGATATTTACCACACTACAAGTACCTGTTCCAACCCACAACAGTAAGCTGTAAAGGAGATTAGCTTAGGACAGTTGAGCCACATAGCCCAGCAAGAGCTATAAAGGCACTTGGCAAGGACACATCCCAAGGACTCACTCAGGCAACCCAAACCACACAAATTCATGAAGCAACAGGTTCTGGAAAACCTTGGTTCCAGGAAGGACTATGAAATGGGACCCTTACTGCTCATTTTCTCTGATACTGCAGATTGTGAAGCCTAAATGCTAAAAGGACAAATGAGGTAATTGTTATGTCAGTTTTTCTTGCTAAAGGTGCACTTACAAATGAGCTGGTAATTATCAGACTCTCCTTTGAGCCAAAACATTGCATTCCTGTGCTTACCACCGTGATAGCTCACACCTCTACAAGAGAGAAGACAAACTACTCTCTGGCTTCCTGCAAGCAGCGTGTCATGCTCTACCTTGGTGCAAATAGGCTTCTGTGAAATACTGCCCATCCAATCCAGGATTTAACACAAGTTCAGAAAGGATCTTTTGTATTCAAAGCTCAGGGCATCCATCGCTGCCTGAAGAGAAATGGGTGGATCCAGGAGACAGCTCTAAGAGCTTAGCTCTACGGCTATCACCCTGTCGCTGACATGAGAGAAACTGCAGAGGAgtctttcctttcctgatgCATCTCtattgctgagctgctttttctcctaTCCATGGCACCAAGCCCTGTGAGGAGGAATAGAAGTGAAGGGTGTGGAGCAGTTGTATGCATATGGGGAGAGCCAGATGGAAGGTGAATGGAACAGGCAGGCAACCAGGATCATGCAAACAAGCTCTgccaaaacaaactgaaaggtgCCCTAGTGCTGGCTCTGACCCAACAAACTGTCTAGCCCCCCTCCTTACTGCAGTGCTATTGTCAGGTCTCGACTAGTAAAGTTAAGAACAGCTCCACAATAGCATAACTGATCTGCAGGAGCAAGCTGTAAAGTACAgtgtgagaaagaaagagagaaggagaaaaaaaaagtgtaactCCAGGAAAGACAAGGTTATTACAGTTTGAAACTGCTTTTCTACCAGCTCCCAAAAACAGCTGGAAGTCAGACTGGCAAACAAGCAGAGGCTTCCAGGAACAGCTGTCCCCATGGGTCCCTGCATGTTCCCATCACGGTGGTGCTGAGAACATGCTAAAGGCCTCACTGTTTCTCATCACACAGTTCCTCAGGCTCAGGCAGGGCTGTCCCACTTCCTACCCAATACCCAGCAACTAAACTACCTGCCATCTCATCCTCACCCACCTGGAAGAGATACCAGGTCTGGAAACCTACCCTCACGATCTCAGAATTTCCACTTAAATACCCACACTGCCTCCAGGCAACTATCCCTCAAACAAGGACTTACAGATCCAAAATGACGACGTGTCCAAACATTTCTCACTGCTTGTCTCCGAATCAGCTTTCCCCtgtcagcatccagcagcatcTGGCCAACAGTTCCTGAAACATGAGAAAGGAAACTAAGTGTCAGTCACCTATTGACACAATACATGGAAACAGCCAGGCACGCGCAGAGCAACCCACAGCCAGGTGCCAGGGCAGGAGTCAGAAGCAAACTGCTGCACCATCAGGCTACTATCTAATTACAGGAGCCTCCAGTGCAAAAGAAGCTCCTCGTCTTCACTGCATCCCAGAAAGGGAAGATCTTTTAATCATCCCACCACTGAGCAGGATGCTTGTGCAGAACAGTAACCAGCCTGCAAGAGGTGGCCTCATCAGTATGAGGAATCCAGCTTCTGTCATTCTTCCCCAACCAGCCCGCCACACCAGACTAACTTTGGTCTGCAGACTTCACTGCAACCCAGTACACAGTTAGGCCTCCTCTGCCTACAATATCCAGGCATTCTTTGCATCCGAGGTGGCTCAATCCCCCGCTACTCCGTTCAGAGAGCAACAGACCCACTCTGCAGATCGATGGACCTTGTGATTCTAAGTCGAAATGAACATAGGCAACACCTAGAAACAGAAGAGAGTGCTAATTCTGCTCAAAACTCCAAGTATTCATAAGCTTCTCTGAAGAAGCTTGCTTACAAGTCCACATTCTGTTGTACCCAGGAAGAACTTAGCTTTGGCGTGAAGctacagcagcaggcagctcttcagCCCAAACACTGCTATTCTAATTAGCACTGTAATATAAGAGGAAACTTAACCTTAGTCCCTTTTATCTGCCTTATCCATCTTTCCCAATAACACCCCTTCGCATTTACAGTTCTCTTTCTAGCAGGCTATCACCAGCAGAAGCTCCAATTCTACTGTCTTCTAGCTTCTACCCACAATAGCTCCTGACTCATTTCTGAGCTCACTGACAGATATAGCTTCACTGGAACGGTTCACTGAGGGCTACCAGACTTGGGCTCACACCCATCAGCAACAGCCATGTCTTCAAGGAAAACAGACACGAACAGATACGGGGTCAGAAGACGGCAGGGGAAACCTAACAATTTTACTTTGCTACTGCCAAAAGCTGATGATTCCTCCATCCCCtcacaaagacaaaaaacaaccaacctctTCACTGAGACAGGGTGCAGTGACAGTGACTGACCGCAGCTGCACACGCATGCTCGGCTCTAGTTGTTTCCATCACACGGCACCCCTCCATGTAAAATCCATTCACAGAGCGGCCATGTCTTCTGCATTGTTTAACAAAGATGGAATTTACCACACATCAGGAGCAGATGTGATACAGCACTGAATGGTTTAGACTGTTCTGTCCAGGATCCATAGAACTAACAGCTACTTGGCATTCTTGCAAAACCACACCAGCACCCACTTGCATCTCCTCTCCAATAACAAGAAAGAGGACATCTACGATGTGTTTCTCATCACTACCTTCTCTCATGTTGCTTTTTCTGATCCTATACAACTGCCTGTTCACCAGTGTTCAGGAACAGTAGTTTTCCATCCTTAATAGAAATAtggtgatgctgctgcagagaatGCTCCTTATTTCAAGAGCTGCATCATCTTTccaacattttcctttcaaaagcagcatttctttgaTCCTGCTCTTTAATCAGGAAGATAAGCTTGTATGACAGAGAAGATACCTTCCATAACACAGTCATAGCCCCATTTGTTTCTAAAGCAACACCACGGGAACATCCATTGACTATCACCAAATCAGTACTCCAAAAAACTAATCACATACTCATGTGTAAAAGTAATTGCTGCTACTGTCCTGTGCCACTTATCTAATCACACAGCTAACCCACAATTTTCACTCAGTTTAACCAGCCTACATCTTAAATACCAGATTCAACACTGGAGATTGGCAAGAATTAGGAGGCAGCAATTTCTCCTTGATAGCCTCATTGGAAGCAACAGCAAGAGATTTGTCACTTGTCTTCCTGTGCTTATGGACAGAGCCAACCTCAGCCCCCACGAGCCTCAAGCCAGATTACACAAGTTGCTGCTGCAGTAAGCCTGATCAAGACTACTAATCAGAGAGATGGGGGACGTAGAAACTGCACTGAGAGATCTTGTCGAGGACAGAAGAACAAGCTGTCTGAAGTGAAGAAGTAGCCCCTGTAGACTGCTGATGCCAAGCA
This region includes:
- the TJAP1 gene encoding tight junction-associated protein 1 isoform X1, producing the protein MSSTAPTKKPYRKAPPQHREIRHEVPIIRDDQDGVILAEQSQVTACRVAKGLSPLHQQTGFSCTEAGQLEQAKGFEVCNLNFSSSWSLESSSEKEVTGCRAELNVKSQTVLPAPPHGRKMGQQSGKRCPNRSRGHLSKFVSRSMETVVVPGNEGHHSSCSFKSRSLERSLMFKEPPEVLTPRKFQVSSSHQPLKGILKQPGMQTGPCPETLRKSRSVETLSHGRGSCKYSDPQICLVRKEKRSLERSSSSAADIAKRKEKLREEKLQFSKFLDEISQRVLSPIRLRPLEETRGAEQDQNSACCARGSVPEGQGEGHLEEVKTKRASERSSCPSRRKSEKKCEGMGMASCQRKCAEEAERVSKLRKKPILGRKDSKEKLLSLDRKVVDLCQYELQQLADLGLAGTSSGQQHSLSSWKSSAEGKRDKSSPCSQLLQPNHLCAKVERKHTVERNYPKKGSFSPPTHRSWEKGHSPSRSSPSFSLALNKEPLTDAERMKLLQHENEELRRRLMYVTNKMEAMERELESGQDYLEMELGQNREELEKFKDKFRRLQNSYTASQRTNQDLEEKLHALASLSQSWIFAIKKAEMDRKTLDWEIVELTNKLLDAKTTINKLEELNERYRQDCNLAVQLLKCNKSHFRNHKFADLPYELQDMVNKHLHSTQESAGPGQEATHTLAPSDVVPTSVIARVLEKPESLVLNSAKSSSGSCPVAEDVFVHVDMSGAPPDACSSAGQMKKEGGEVGKQQNGGCKPQGSVESVPEDVPAFEKLSPYPTPSPPHPMYPGRKVIEFSEDKVRIPKNSPLPNCTYATRQAISLSLVQSEDESCDRHRTLPNSPASEGRRSASSCSCQQSPKAARARGSSQSSPFSSPPQIPSAFASSASSEEDLLANWQRMFVDKAPPTSERVLMNRTAFSRDTAPELQKRFSRSMQELDRTASAYSDGEESAQSCSWTVSRDSSVDTDSTESRARRSHFSSDYGTDFSQDEAQKLLQGSGGGTAEPGSPPPEKHKDYVDLGLPESPADERELLLQGSKESNQGGALEESGEGRVKPPFGRPHRSPKRMGVHHLHRKDSLTQAQEQGNLLS